One window of Sceloporus undulatus isolate JIND9_A2432 ecotype Alabama unplaced genomic scaffold, SceUnd_v1.1 scaffold_567, whole genome shotgun sequence genomic DNA carries:
- the LOC121917756 gene encoding CREB-regulated transcription coactivator 1-like, translated as MIRLGRISVCLPFSKRKLFPRICFIFILKSFLLVLLLTVPGMEEEASDTDKNLSKQGWDAKKTGSSRPKSCEVPGINIFPSADQENTTTLIPAAHNTGGSLPDLSNIHFPSPLPTPLDPEESSFPSLSSSNSTGNLAANLTHMGINPANQGMTTTQASSRQPAVSPLSLNTDSRRTQSQQVSPSLSPLSPITQAVAMNALSLEQQLPPYPFFTQTSAQQQQQTQVASALPPNASLMQTSGLQRGVQLPPLSVTVPSTIPQSPPGSQTQTSMGIDIGS; from the exons ATGATAAGACTGGGAAGGATctctgtttgccttcctttttccaaaagaaaacttTTCCCTAGGATATGTTTCATATTCATATTGAAATCTTTCCTTCTAGTCTTATTACTGACCGTCCCAGGTATGGAGGAGGAAGCATCAGATACAGACAAGAACCTTTCGAAGCAAGGATGGGATGCTAAAAAG ACAGGATCCTCAAGGCCGAAATCCTGTGAAGTTCCAGGAATCAA CATATTTCCATCAGCTGACCAGGAAAACACTACCACGCTTATCCCTGCTGCTCATAACACAGGTGGCTCTCTGCCAGACCTGTCAAACATCCATTTTCCTTCTCCGCTCCCAACGCCGCTAGACCCTGAAGAGTCCAGTTTCCCATCCCTGAGCAGCTCCAATAGCACTGGCAACCTTGCTGCCAACTTGACGCACATGGGCATCAACCCAGCCAATCAGG GTATGACAACGACACAAGCCTCTTCTCGGCAGCCAGCTGTCAGCCCCCTTTCACTGAACACAGACTCAAGAAGAACTCAGTCCCAACAGGTCTCTCCTTCACTGTCACCGCTATCACCTATCACTCAG GCTGTGGCAATGAATGCTCTCTCCCTCGAACAGCAGCTTCCGCCCTATCCGTTCTTCACCCAAACGAgtgcacagcagcagcaacagaccCAGGTGGCGAGCGCCCTGCCACCCAACGCTTCTTTGATGCAGACCTCCGGCTTGCAGCGAGGTGTCCAGCTCCCCCCACTTTCGGTCACCGTCCCTTCTACAATCCCCCAATCTCCTCCAGGCAGCCAAACCCAGACTTCCATGGGGATAGACATCGGTTCG